The Chryseobacterium sp. 52 genome includes a region encoding these proteins:
- a CDS encoding Z1 domain-containing protein codes for MNDVNQTAKLICHAYLNLIPRDAIDDDTISKIINDKISSAIEFQSVDKELLFELLRADFSIGSGAITELYDENVTPWLNDEKVNIDFELWNRYKLEMQKNDPSFPVNDLDDFTDKILDKCVNPKETKSFDRRGMVVGHVQSGKTSNYVGLINKATDAGYKVIIVIAGTISSLRRQTQERIDSGYIGRNSSAFIRENENKIIGVGKYKVNTDIYSLTSSYYKTGDEGDFSQSVANRLNIPIGKNPVVFVIKKNKSILENLIDWFSKDVNAKIVDGSPKLFDVPVLIIDDEADAASVNASKSIEDIKTINKLIRTLLNLFNQNTFIGYTATPYANLFISQEHNEELTTIVKTKEYKIGEDLFPRDFIINIKAPTNYIGAAKIFGFENPEGEEKEPLSIFRAIDKFKGFDNKNNPIYEGDFDPPFFRTINKFNKGNLPEYLPKSLEKAIKSFILTCAIRRLRGHENKHNSMLIHVALLVKWIDRVASLVNEKTKEYANAIRSEDAGILQELNELYETDFIPTTDNVLENLDYKDIRIKQHSWKEVKGELKKAVSKIDVRSVHGTRSTNNLEYHNIEEIDYNRHENGLSVIAVGGSRLSRGITLEGLSVSYYLRTTKMYDSLMQMGRWFGYRPGYVDLCRLYTTEQIFEWFNHITMATEEMRNDFDEMTASHRRPKDFRLKVRNHHGLMTITSLAKLNFSKNIEISFSGTNPQTYQLLKTKSAIESNFKNFQSLLDIGNKPFEIIKHKESDNIPRYVLIKDFDKEKIATFLDNFKIDLLRIKNARLGEYVLTQTEIKEWSVAIVSNTDSEVFIDFKGGSKKGERAKNAKVETYNINIGNQNVELACSIRNQQLLRDGEYYLISKNQIDDTVDRQVDLAVSDLKKNDAIKIEREKEKKGLLLIYALDERGTPNVNNGIPIIGYSLHFPKIENEVKTSYTTTIFDSFDEDPQEDDDSPNNDNE; via the coding sequence ATGAACGATGTAAACCAAACCGCTAAACTCATTTGTCACGCTTATTTAAATTTAATCCCTCGTGATGCAATTGATGATGATACTATTTCAAAAATTATAAATGATAAAATATCTTCTGCTATTGAATTTCAAAGTGTAGATAAAGAATTGTTATTTGAGTTACTTCGTGCGGATTTTAGCATTGGAAGTGGCGCAATCACAGAACTTTATGATGAAAACGTTACACCTTGGCTTAATGATGAGAAGGTAAATATTGATTTTGAATTGTGGAACAGATACAAATTGGAAATGCAGAAAAATGACCCTTCATTTCCTGTAAATGATTTGGACGATTTCACAGATAAAATTCTTGATAAATGCGTAAATCCCAAAGAAACAAAATCATTTGACAGAAGGGGAATGGTTGTTGGCCACGTTCAGTCAGGAAAAACATCAAATTATGTTGGCTTAATAAATAAAGCAACAGATGCAGGTTATAAAGTAATTATTGTAATTGCAGGAACAATTAGCTCACTTAGAAGACAAACCCAAGAAAGAATTGATTCCGGTTACATCGGAAGAAATAGTTCTGCATTCATTAGAGAAAATGAAAACAAAATTATTGGCGTTGGGAAATACAAAGTCAATACTGATATTTATTCTTTGACTTCGTCTTACTACAAAACTGGAGATGAAGGAGATTTCAGTCAATCCGTTGCGAATAGATTAAATATTCCAATCGGAAAAAATCCAGTTGTTTTTGTCATCAAAAAAAACAAAAGCATTCTTGAAAATCTTATTGATTGGTTTTCGAAGGATGTTAATGCGAAAATTGTTGACGGTTCGCCGAAATTGTTTGATGTTCCGGTTTTAATAATTGATGATGAAGCTGATGCAGCATCTGTAAATGCAAGCAAAAGCATCGAAGACATCAAAACGATTAACAAATTAATTAGAACATTACTGAATTTATTCAACCAAAATACTTTTATTGGTTACACAGCAACTCCCTACGCAAACTTGTTTATTTCGCAGGAGCATAACGAGGAATTGACGACTATTGTAAAAACTAAAGAGTATAAAATTGGGGAAGATTTGTTTCCCCGAGATTTTATAATCAACATAAAAGCGCCAACAAATTATATTGGTGCTGCAAAAATATTTGGATTTGAAAATCCGGAAGGAGAAGAAAAAGAACCTTTGTCTATTTTCAGAGCGATTGATAAATTTAAAGGCTTTGACAACAAGAATAATCCGATATACGAAGGAGACTTTGATCCGCCATTTTTTAGGACCATAAACAAATTCAACAAAGGAAATTTACCAGAATACCTTCCGAAAAGTTTAGAAAAGGCGATTAAATCCTTCATTCTTACTTGTGCAATTCGCAGATTAAGAGGTCACGAGAATAAACACAATTCAATGTTGATTCACGTTGCTTTGTTGGTAAAATGGATTGATAGAGTTGCTTCTTTGGTTAATGAAAAGACAAAAGAATATGCAAATGCAATCAGAAGTGAAGATGCTGGAATTTTACAAGAACTGAACGAATTGTATGAAACAGATTTTATTCCAACGACAGACAATGTTTTAGAAAATTTAGATTATAAAGACATCAGAATTAAACAACATTCTTGGAAAGAAGTAAAAGGCGAACTGAAAAAAGCAGTTTCTAAAATTGATGTTCGTTCTGTTCACGGAACTCGCTCTACAAACAATTTAGAATATCATAACATTGAAGAAATTGATTACAACCGCCACGAAAATGGTCTGTCTGTAATTGCAGTTGGCGGAAGCAGATTGTCAAGAGGAATTACCTTAGAAGGTTTGTCAGTTAGTTATTATTTGCGAACCACAAAAATGTATGATTCATTGATGCAAATGGGTCGTTGGTTTGGTTATCGACCGGGTTATGTGGATTTGTGCAGATTGTACACCACCGAACAGATTTTTGAATGGTTCAACCATATCACAATGGCGACAGAGGAAATGAGAAATGATTTTGATGAAATGACGGCTTCGCATCGACGACCGAAAGATTTTAGATTGAAAGTTAGAAATCATCACGGTTTGATGACGATTACGAGTTTGGCAAAGCTCAATTTTTCTAAGAATATTGAAATTTCATTTTCAGGAACGAATCCTCAAACTTATCAATTGTTGAAAACGAAATCGGCAATCGAAAGTAATTTTAAAAATTTCCAATCATTATTGGATATTGGTAACAAACCTTTTGAAATAATTAAACACAAAGAAAGCGACAATATTCCAAGATACGTTTTAATAAAAGATTTTGATAAAGAAAAAATAGCGACATTTTTAGATAATTTCAAAATTGATTTATTACGAATTAAAAACGCTCGTTTAGGAGAATATGTTTTAACCCAAACTGAAATAAAGGAATGGTCGGTTGCGATTGTTTCAAATACTGATAGCGAAGTTTTTATTGATTTTAAAGGCGGTTCAAAAAAAGGAGAACGTGCAAAAAATGCAAAAGTGGAAACCTACAATATTAATATTGGAAACCAAAATGTAGAATTGGCTTGTAGTATTCGTAATCAACAATTATTGAGAGATGGTGAATATTATTTAATTTCTAAAAACCAAATTGACGATACTGTTGACAGACAAGTTGATTTAGCTGTTTCTGATTTAAAGAAAAATGATGCTATAAAAATTGAAAGAGAAAAAGAGAAAAAAGGCTTGCTTTTAATCTATGCTTTAGACGAAAGAGGAACACCAAATGTAAACAACGGAATCCCAATAATCGGCTACAGTCTTCACTTTCCAAAGATTGAGAACGAAGTAAAAACTTCTTACACAACTA
- a CDS encoding ATP-binding protein, with the protein MHEFKAEIAQPSPKSTINSYRSFGYNLSTAIADIIDNSISANANEISINYKWEGQDSFISLKDNGDGMNKDELVTAMTPGSKNPEDERSESDLGRFGMGLKTASFSQCKRLTCVSKRVNFSTIKRCWDIDFINETEEWQLLDYISDSNLLNEINERKCGTLVLWEKLDRIVGKAASNNESVKNAFYQEMENVREHLGLVFHKFIESKRIKILFQNEEIEAYNPFLLNLDPKPEMGLPEKFDNVEVTYFVLPHMSEIGKEDYDKTGGSLGWFQQQGFYVYRGDRLLVSGDWMGLEKKRDYAKLARISVNFSNSSDFNWNLDIKKSTATPPIEIRRELSRIAKMAIMKSAKIYNWRGQKTISQITNSNFEPLWKDEITREGIKKYKINRKHPIILSLLADNNKLMSKALKLLEENVPVELILNNQNEDPAFHELEKHSETPSDDLLNLAVELYKIYVQQGIPESLAKQQIMSSTPFNLFPLINDYLK; encoded by the coding sequence ATGCATGAATTTAAAGCCGAAATAGCACAACCAAGTCCAAAATCAACTATCAATTCTTACCGAAGTTTTGGTTATAATTTATCAACTGCAATTGCTGATATTATTGATAACAGTATTTCCGCAAATGCCAATGAAATTTCCATTAATTATAAATGGGAAGGTCAAGATTCTTTTATTTCCCTAAAAGATAATGGTGACGGAATGAATAAAGACGAATTAGTTACAGCAATGACTCCGGGAAGTAAAAATCCTGAAGATGAGCGTTCTGAAAGTGATTTAGGACGTTTTGGAATGGGATTGAAAACTGCTTCTTTTTCTCAATGCAAAAGATTGACCTGTGTTTCAAAACGTGTCAATTTTTCAACCATTAAAAGATGTTGGGATATTGATTTTATTAATGAAACAGAAGAATGGCAATTGTTAGATTACATTTCAGATTCAAATTTACTTAATGAGATTAATGAAAGAAAATGTGGAACTCTCGTTTTATGGGAAAAATTAGATAGAATAGTTGGTAAAGCAGCAAGTAACAACGAAAGTGTAAAAAATGCGTTTTATCAAGAAATGGAAAATGTTCGTGAGCATCTCGGATTGGTTTTTCATAAATTTATTGAAAGCAAAAGAATCAAAATTCTTTTTCAGAACGAAGAAATTGAAGCCTACAACCCTTTTTTATTAAATCTCGATCCAAAGCCTGAAATGGGATTGCCCGAAAAATTCGATAACGTAGAAGTTACTTACTTCGTATTACCTCACATGTCTGAAATTGGAAAAGAGGATTATGATAAAACTGGCGGTTCTCTTGGTTGGTTCCAACAACAAGGATTTTATGTTTATCGTGGAGATAGATTGTTGGTTTCGGGAGATTGGATGGGATTAGAAAAGAAAAGAGATTACGCAAAACTGGCAAGGATTTCTGTGAATTTTTCTAATTCAAGCGACTTCAATTGGAATCTTGATATTAAAAAATCCACTGCAACACCACCAATAGAAATACGCCGTGAGCTTTCAAGAATTGCGAAAATGGCAATTATGAAATCTGCGAAAATTTACAATTGGCGCGGTCAAAAAACCATATCGCAAATCACGAATTCAAATTTTGAACCTTTATGGAAAGACGAAATCACACGTGAAGGAATCAAGAAATATAAAATCAATAGAAAACACCCAATAATACTTTCGTTATTGGCAGACAATAATAAGTTGATGTCGAAGGCTTTAAAACTTCTCGAAGAAAATGTTCCTGTTGAACTAATTTTAAACAACCAAAATGAAGATCCGGCTTTTCACGAATTAGAAAAACATTCAGAAACACCGAGCGATGATTTGCTAAACTTAGCAGTTGAATTGTACAAAATATACGTTCAGCAAGGGATTCCTGAATCTTTAGCGAAACAGCAAATTATGTCTTCAACGCCTTTTAATTTATTTCCACTAATTAATGACTATTTAAAATGA
- a CDS encoding DNA cytosine methyltransferase codes for MSELKFIDLFAGAGGLSEGFVRAGFIPVAHVEMNKDACDTLRTRTAFHWLKENGRAKEYYDYLQGNISRDELWSKIPQHLIKSVINTEISEETLPSIFDQIDAELATDTVDLVIGGPPCQAYSVAGRVRKDMTDDPRNHLYKHYVKFLTEYQPKMFVFENVPGILSANNGHYLQLIFDAVGEAGYELELKVLNAQDFGVLQDRKRVIIIGWKNNLDLEYPQFDKVEMKFEIAKHLFNDLPKINSGQGHWGVSEYVGKTNNYLESTGIRNGINFTTQHISRLNNENDLEIYRIAVDKWVNDGKRLHYAELPERLIKHNNTKTFTNRFQVVNHKGVSHTVVAHICADGHYYIHPDINQNRSITVREAARIQSFPDDYFFESSRTAAFKQIGNAVPVLMGEGIANKIRQMIK; via the coding sequence ATGTCAGAACTGAAATTTATAGATTTATTCGCAGGTGCAGGCGGACTCTCGGAAGGGTTTGTGAGAGCAGGTTTTATTCCTGTTGCGCACGTTGAGATGAATAAAGACGCATGTGATACTTTGCGAACTCGAACTGCTTTTCACTGGTTAAAGGAGAATGGTAGAGCGAAGGAATATTATGATTATCTCCAAGGAAATATTTCAAGGGATGAACTTTGGTCGAAAATTCCTCAACATCTGATAAAGTCGGTTATCAATACCGAAATTTCAGAAGAAACATTACCTTCTATATTTGATCAGATTGATGCAGAATTGGCAACTGATACAGTTGATTTAGTAATTGGGGGACCACCTTGCCAAGCCTATTCTGTAGCAGGAAGGGTGAGAAAAGATATGACGGATGATCCCCGAAATCATCTATACAAACATTATGTAAAATTTTTGACAGAGTACCAACCTAAAATGTTTGTCTTTGAAAACGTACCCGGTATTCTTTCTGCTAATAACGGTCATTATCTTCAATTGATTTTTGATGCGGTAGGGGAAGCGGGTTATGAACTTGAATTAAAAGTATTGAATGCACAGGATTTTGGCGTTTTACAAGACCGAAAAAGAGTCATTATCATTGGTTGGAAAAATAATTTGGATTTAGAATATCCCCAATTTGACAAAGTTGAAATGAAGTTTGAAATAGCAAAACATCTTTTTAATGATCTGCCCAAAATTAATAGTGGACAGGGACATTGGGGTGTTTCTGAATATGTAGGCAAAACAAACAATTATTTAGAAAGTACAGGTATCAGAAACGGTATTAATTTTACCACCCAACATATATCTCGGTTGAATAACGAAAATGATCTTGAAATTTATAGAATTGCCGTTGATAAGTGGGTTAATGATGGAAAACGTCTACACTATGCTGAACTTCCTGAACGTTTAATTAAGCACAACAACACCAAAACATTTACCAACCGTTTTCAGGTGGTAAATCATAAGGGAGTTTCTCATACAGTTGTAGCACACATTTGTGCAGATGGACATTATTACATTCACCCAGATATTAATCAAAACCGCTCTATAACTGTGAGAGAAGCTGCAAGAATTCAGTCGTTTCCTGATGATTATTTTTTTGAATCGAGCAGGACTGCGGCGTTCAAGCAAATAGGTAATGCGGTACCTGTATTGATGGGTGAAGGAATTGCAAATAAAATACGTCAAATGATTAAATGA
- a CDS encoding helix-turn-helix domain-containing protein — translation MEYQELSRKNRSQKDYTLCFKLSVVSQVEKGGFTYKQAQKHYGIQGRSTVLVWLRRYGNLDWRKPSTHTMSKSKETPAQKIKRLEKELSDEKLKNKVLNTMIEISDGQHGTQIRKKYLSLQSSNSKKRD, via the coding sequence ATGGAATACCAAGAATTATCAAGAAAAAATCGCAGCCAAAAAGATTATACATTGTGCTTTAAATTAAGTGTTGTTTCTCAAGTAGAAAAAGGGGGATTTACTTATAAACAAGCCCAGAAACACTACGGCATCCAAGGAAGAAGTACTGTTTTGGTCTGGTTGAGAAGATATGGTAACTTAGATTGGAGAAAACCAAGTACCCACACCATGTCAAAATCCAAAGAAACGCCGGCCCAGAAAATTAAGCGTTTGGAGAAAGAACTTTCCGATGAAAAGCTGAAAAATAAAGTTCTCAATACGATGATTGAAATTTCAGACGGGCAACATGGCACTCAGATCAGAAAAAAGTATTTATCCCTACAATCCTCAAACTCCAAAAAGAGGGATTAA
- a CDS encoding helix-turn-helix domain-containing protein, with product MSENIDYINYSCYFTVFREGEQFVSYNALSMVISGEMELNDGVHRQMFRSGDIYLVRKNQLLKFLKKPGEESEFKSLSIRFDDAMLKEMSAEENFVLPERLKTPAFIEVSEVKHLKYFMESLLQYQDLLENKSPELALLKQKEALILLFGHDQSLKNILYDISDPYKIDLEGFMLKNYHFNVKLDRFAYLTGRSLATFKRDFEKIFDTAPRKWLLEKRLQEAHYLLEKGKKATDIYLDLGFEDLSHFSFAFKKQYGLPPSRLSI from the coding sequence ATGTCTGAAAATATTGATTACATTAATTATTCCTGCTACTTTACGGTTTTTCGCGAAGGCGAGCAGTTTGTTTCCTATAATGCTTTATCGATGGTGATTTCAGGAGAAATGGAGCTTAATGATGGTGTTCACCGGCAAATGTTCCGCAGTGGGGATATTTATCTTGTCAGGAAAAATCAGTTATTAAAGTTTTTGAAAAAACCGGGTGAGGAATCGGAGTTTAAGTCTTTATCCATCAGGTTTGATGATGCAATGCTGAAAGAAATGAGTGCAGAAGAAAATTTTGTCCTCCCGGAAAGACTAAAGACCCCAGCTTTTATTGAGGTGTCGGAAGTAAAACATCTGAAATATTTCATGGAATCTTTACTGCAATACCAGGATTTGCTGGAAAATAAATCTCCCGAACTGGCCTTATTAAAACAAAAAGAAGCCTTAATTCTTTTATTTGGACATGATCAGTCATTAAAGAATATTCTGTATGATATTTCAGATCCGTATAAAATAGATCTCGAAGGTTTTATGCTGAAGAATTATCATTTTAATGTAAAACTGGACCGTTTTGCTTATCTGACGGGTAGAAGTCTGGCTACCTTTAAACGGGATTTTGAAAAAATATTTGATACCGCCCCAAGAAAATGGCTGCTTGAAAAGAGGCTGCAGGAAGCTCATTATCTATTGGAAAAAGGAAAAAAGGCAACGGATATCTATCTGGATCTTGGTTTCGAAGATCTCTCTCATTTCTCATTTGCATTTAAAAAGCAGTATGGGTTGCCGCCGAGCAGGCTTTCAATATAA
- a CDS encoding aldehyde dehydrogenase family protein codes for MKRIDNAYINGKFTELQGVEVFDLINPSNHEKIGEVVLGNETDTKKAIAAAKEAFKTFSKTKVEERITILENLKKAVEKRGDELIETMIMEYGGTRQFCTVAFQNMVGSFEHMIETLRSFEFERKAGNTLVQMIPVGVVGIITPWNSSNSFICNKLATAVAAGCTVVVKPSEMSALQTQLIIECFHEAGLPEGVFNVVNGLGSVVGNEIVNHPDIAKISFTGSTHTGKMIAKGAVDSMKRVTLELGGKSPNIILDDADFNQAIPQAVFGAYMNSGQACIAPTRLLVPQSKLEEVNRIARETALQVVVGNPASENTNVGPMVSEKQYERVQSYIKLGLEEGADLLVGGSGKPEGLESGNFVKATIFTNVRNDMRIAQEEIFGPVLSIISYENEEEAISIANDTPYGLAAYVTSSDESRAFRVASQIEAGRVCVNGFKHDPLAPFGGFKQSGIGREFGAFGLEEYLEPKSILV; via the coding sequence ATGAAACGTATAGACAATGCTTATATCAACGGAAAATTCACCGAATTACAAGGTGTTGAAGTGTTTGATCTTATTAACCCCTCCAATCATGAAAAAATTGGAGAAGTAGTTTTAGGGAATGAAACAGATACTAAAAAAGCAATAGCAGCAGCAAAAGAAGCTTTTAAAACATTCTCGAAAACGAAAGTCGAAGAGCGAATTACAATTCTTGAAAATTTAAAAAAGGCGGTAGAAAAACGCGGGGATGAACTTATTGAAACAATGATTATGGAATATGGAGGAACGCGACAGTTCTGTACCGTGGCATTTCAAAATATGGTAGGTTCTTTTGAGCATATGATAGAAACATTGCGTTCTTTTGAATTCGAGAGAAAAGCTGGAAATACCCTTGTGCAGATGATTCCTGTAGGGGTTGTGGGAATCATTACTCCCTGGAATTCCAGCAACAGTTTTATATGCAATAAATTGGCAACGGCTGTTGCGGCAGGTTGTACGGTAGTCGTGAAGCCCAGCGAAATGAGTGCGCTTCAAACCCAGCTTATTATAGAATGCTTTCATGAAGCGGGACTTCCGGAAGGTGTTTTTAATGTAGTAAACGGACTGGGAAGTGTAGTCGGGAATGAAATTGTAAACCACCCTGATATTGCTAAAATATCTTTTACGGGTTCTACCCATACCGGTAAAATGATTGCTAAAGGAGCTGTAGATAGCATGAAAAGAGTGACATTAGAGCTTGGCGGAAAATCACCTAATATTATTCTGGATGATGCAGATTTTAATCAGGCCATTCCTCAGGCTGTTTTTGGGGCTTATATGAATAGTGGACAGGCTTGTATTGCTCCAACCCGCTTATTGGTACCTCAGTCAAAATTAGAAGAGGTGAATAGAATTGCACGGGAAACAGCTCTTCAGGTTGTTGTAGGGAATCCAGCCAGTGAAAATACAAATGTAGGTCCCATGGTCTCTGAAAAACAGTATGAAAGGGTGCAAAGCTATATTAAACTAGGTTTGGAAGAGGGAGCTGATTTATTAGTCGGCGGATCTGGAAAACCGGAAGGCCTTGAAAGTGGAAACTTTGTGAAAGCTACTATTTTTACCAATGTCCGAAACGATATGCGCATTGCACAGGAAGAAATTTTTGGACCTGTACTTTCCATTATCTCTTACGAAAATGAAGAAGAAGCAATTTCTATAGCGAATGATACTCCTTATGGATTAGCTGCTTACGTAACTTCTTCTGATGAAAGTCGTGCCTTCAGAGTAGCTTCTCAAATAGAAGCAGGAAGAGTTTGTGTTAATGGTTTTAAGCATGATCCGTTAGCACCGTTCGGGGGATTCAAACAGTCCGGGATTGGTAGGGAATTCGGAGCTTTTGGTCTTGAAGAATATTTGGAACCGAAATCAATTTTGGTTTAA
- a CDS encoding acyl carrier protein, with the protein MSDIASRVKAIIADKLDVEETEVTPEASFTNDLGADSLDTVELIMEFEKEFNIQIPDDQAEKITTVGHAIAYIEEVVNK; encoded by the coding sequence ATGTCAGACATTGCATCAAGAGTAAAAGCTATCATCGCTGATAAGCTTGACGTTGAAGAAACAGAAGTAACTCCTGAAGCTAGCTTCACTAACGATTTAGGAGCTGACTCATTGGATACAGTTGAGCTAATCATGGAATTTGAAAAAGAATTCAATATTCAAATCCCTGATGATCAGGCTGAAAAAATTACTACTGTAGGACACGCTATCGCGTATATCGAAGAAGTAGTAAATAAATAA
- the fabF gene encoding beta-ketoacyl-ACP synthase II — translation MELKRVVVTGFGAITPIGNNAKEYWENLLKGESGAAPITLFDAKNFKTKFACEVKGFDPLQHFDKKEAKKMDRNTQLGMVAAREAVAHSRIIEDNVDKNRVGVIWGSGIGGLETFETEVLGWANTEIPRFNPFFIPKMIADITPGHISIEYGFHGPNYTTVSACASSANALIDSKMIIQLGKADVIVCGGSEAAVTASGVGGFNAMMALSTRNDDPTTASRPFDKDRDGFVLGEGAGCIILEEYEHAVKRGATIYAELQGGGMSADAHHMTAPHPEGLGAYLVMKNCLEDAGLTADEVDHINMHGTSTPLGDIAESNAISKLLGEHAFDIQINSTKSMTGHLLGAAGVIEAIAALGTIIHGIVPPTINHFTDDENIDSRLNFTFNTAVKKDVKVAMSNTFGFGGHNACVLFKKI, via the coding sequence ATGGAATTAAAAAGAGTAGTTGTAACCGGTTTTGGCGCAATAACACCGATTGGAAATAATGCAAAAGAATACTGGGAAAATCTTCTTAAAGGTGAGAGCGGTGCTGCTCCGATTACTCTTTTTGATGCCAAAAACTTTAAAACCAAGTTTGCCTGCGAGGTAAAAGGTTTCGATCCATTGCAACATTTCGATAAGAAAGAAGCAAAAAAGATGGACAGAAATACTCAGCTGGGAATGGTGGCTGCCAGAGAAGCAGTGGCACACTCCAGAATTATCGAAGACAATGTAGACAAAAACAGAGTTGGGGTAATATGGGGTTCAGGGATCGGAGGTTTAGAGACTTTCGAAACTGAGGTTCTGGGATGGGCTAATACGGAAATTCCGAGATTCAACCCATTCTTTATTCCTAAAATGATCGCGGATATCACTCCTGGACATATCTCTATTGAGTATGGCTTTCACGGGCCGAATTATACTACGGTATCTGCCTGTGCATCTTCAGCTAATGCTCTAATTGATTCCAAAATGATTATCCAGCTTGGAAAAGCAGACGTTATTGTATGCGGAGGCTCTGAAGCAGCCGTTACAGCAAGTGGTGTCGGTGGATTTAATGCGATGATGGCACTTTCTACAAGAAATGATGATCCTACCACAGCTTCAAGACCGTTCGACAAAGACAGAGACGGTTTTGTACTAGGCGAAGGGGCAGGATGTATTATCCTTGAAGAATATGAGCACGCGGTAAAACGTGGTGCAACAATTTATGCAGAATTACAAGGTGGCGGTATGAGTGCAGATGCACACCATATGACTGCACCACATCCTGAAGGCTTAGGCGCTTATCTGGTAATGAAAAACTGTCTGGAAGATGCAGGCTTAACTGCTGATGAAGTAGACCATATCAACATGCATGGTACCTCTACTCCATTAGGAGACATTGCAGAATCCAACGCAATTTCGAAATTATTAGGCGAGCACGCTTTTGACATTCAGATTAATTCTACAAAATCAATGACCGGCCATCTTTTAGGTGCTGCAGGGGTTATTGAAGCTATCGCTGCATTGGGAACAATTATTCATGGTATCGTTCCACCTACCATCAACCATTTTACTGATGATGAAAATATTGACAGCAGATTGAATTTCACATTCAATACAGCCGTTAAGAAAGATGTAAAAGTAGCCATGAGCAATACTTTTGGATTTGGCGGGCACAACGCTTGCGTTCTATTTAAGAAAATCTAA
- the rnc gene encoding ribonuclease III: protein MELQKYFSKFLLRQRKRKLTERDYFLSTELKKMLGAEVQNVALYREAFSLKSSSKNQDSNYERLEFLGDSVLGTIISCHLFQTYPKANEGYLTQMKSKIVNRKNLNKLGDDLKLIDLLQKQGSAALGENISGNLFEALIGAVYLDFQYDTCKRIILERLLTPTEINKLENKIVSYKGLLLEWSQKKKVNIKYETCEEIQVNKSVVFRCHVWLGEEKIANATETSKKKAEEKAAQRAFYILNKKENILGNSKAL, encoded by the coding sequence ATGGAGTTACAGAAATACTTTTCTAAATTCCTTCTCAGACAAAGAAAAAGAAAATTAACGGAGAGAGACTATTTCCTTAGTACCGAACTGAAAAAAATGTTGGGTGCAGAGGTTCAGAATGTTGCTCTTTACCGGGAAGCTTTTTCTTTAAAAAGTTCTTCTAAAAATCAAGACAGTAATTACGAAAGACTTGAATTTTTGGGAGATTCTGTTTTGGGTACAATTATTTCCTGTCATCTGTTCCAGACCTATCCTAAGGCCAACGAAGGATATCTGACCCAGATGAAATCTAAAATTGTTAATAGGAAGAATCTTAATAAATTAGGTGATGACCTGAAGCTTATCGATCTTTTGCAGAAGCAGGGATCCGCAGCATTGGGCGAAAACATTTCCGGAAATTTATTTGAGGCACTCATCGGTGCTGTTTATCTGGACTTCCAGTATGATACCTGCAAAAGGATCATTTTGGAAAGATTGCTGACGCCTACCGAAATTAACAAACTTGAGAATAAAATAGTAAGTTACAAAGGTCTTCTGCTCGAATGGAGCCAGAAGAAAAAAGTAAATATAAAATACGAGACCTGTGAAGAAATTCAGGTCAACAAATCTGTGGTGTTCAGGTGCCATGTCTGGCTGGGAGAAGAAAAAATCGCGAATGCGACGGAAACTTCCAAAAAGAAGGCAGAAGAAAAGGCTGCACAGAGAGCATTTTATATTTTAAACAAAAAAGAAAACATACTTGGAAATTCAAAAGCTTTATGA